One part of the Arabidopsis thaliana chromosome 1 sequence genome encodes these proteins:
- the ASG4 gene encoding Homeodomain-like superfamily protein — translation MGLKNISHLLDQRGKPITHIHKKLLNVATLNLLSFYFRFCYFISFSHGYVFDAVTLSSSNALFQHDYLYNTNSHPVISTTRKHGLVHCDVSIPSSVIKEEFGVSENCCSTSSSRDKQRTRIVTETNDQESCGKPHRVAPNFAEVYNFIGSVFDPKTTGHVKRLKEMDPINLETVLLLMKNLSVNLTSPEFDEQRKLISSYNAS, via the exons ATGGGACTAAAGAACATCTCCCACCTCCTCGACCAAAGAGGAAAGCCAATCACCCATATCCACAAAAAGCTCCTAAATGTGGCAACCTTAAACCTTTTATCTTTCTACTTCCGCTTTTGTTACTTTATCTCATTTTCTCatggttatgtttttgatgcagttactctttcttcttcaaacgcATTATTTCAACATGACTACTTATACAACACTAATTCACATCCGGTGATTAGCACCACCCGTAAGCATGGATTAGTGCATTGCGATGTTAGTATACCAAGTTCTGTTATCAAAG AGGAATTTGGTGTCTCAGAGAACTGTTGCAGCACTAGTAGTAGTAGAGATAAGCAGAGGACTAGAATCGTTACAGAGACAAATGACCAAGAAAGTTGTGGAAAGCCACATAGAG TGGCGCCAAATTTCGCTgaagtttacaattttataGGAAGTGTGTTTGATCCTAAAACAACAGGTCATGTCAAGAGATTAAAGGAAATGGATCCAATAAATCTTGAGACG GTTCTCTTACTGATGAAAAATTTATCTGTAAACCTGACGAGTCCCGAGTTTGATGAACAA CGGAAGTTGATATCATCTTACAACGCCAGTTAG
- the AGL28 gene encoding AGAMOUS-like 28 (AGAMOUS-like 28 (AGL28); FUNCTIONS IN: DNA binding, sequence-specific DNA binding transcription factor activity; INVOLVED IN: regulation of transcription, DNA-dependent; LOCATED IN: nucleus; EXPRESSED IN: central cell, embryo, endosperm; CONTAINS InterPro DOMAIN/s: Transcription factor, MADS-box (InterPro:IPR002100); BEST Arabidopsis thaliana protein match is: AGAMOUS-like 23 (TAIR:AT1G65360.1); Has 6009 Blast hits to 6009 proteins in 738 species: Archae - 0; Bacteria - 0; Metazoa - 628; Fungi - 306; Plants - 4996; Viruses - 0; Other Eukaryotes - 79 (source: NCBI BLink).): MARKNLGRRKIELVKMTNESNLQVTFSKRRSGLFKKGSELCTLCDAEIAIIVFSPSGKAYSFGHPNVNKLLDHSLGRVIRHNNTNFAESRTKLRIQMLNESLTEVMAEKEKEQETKQSIVQNERENKDAEKWWRNSPTELNLAQSTSMKCDLEALKKEVDEKVAQLHHRNLNFYVGSSSNVAAPAAVSGGNISTNHGFFDQNGNSTSAPTLPFGFNVMNRTPAGYNSYQLQNQEVKQVHPQYWARYY, from the exons ATAGAGTTGGTAAAAATGACCAACGAATCAAACCTTCAAGTTACgttttcaaaaagaagatcTGGTCTTTTCAAAAAAGGCAGTGAACTTTGCACCTTATGTGACGCGGAAATTGCGATAATCGTGTTTTCACCCTCGGGAAAAGCATACTCTTTTGGTCATCCAAATGTTAACAAGTTACTTGACCACTCTTTAGGGCGTGTTATAAGacacaacaacacaaactttGCTGAAAGCCGCACAAAGCTCCGTATTCAAATGCTCAATGAGTCTTTAACTGAG GTGATggctgaaaaagaaaaagaacaagagacCAAGCAGTCAATAGTccaaaatgaaagagagaacaagGACGCTGAGAAGTGGTGGAGGAACTCTCCAACAGAACTCAACTTAGCTCAATCAACTTCCATGAAATGTGATCTTGAAGCTTTGAAGAAGGAAGTTGATGAAAAAGTCGCTCAACTTCATCATAGAAACCTAAACTTCTATGTTGGAAGTTCTAGCAATGTTGCTGCTCCAGCAGCTGTTAGTGGTGGTAATATCTCCACAAACCATggtttctttgatcaaaacGGAAACTCTACTTCTGCTCCAACACTGCCGTTTGGATTTAATGTTATGAATCGCACACCAGCTGGGTACAACAGTTACCAACTCCAAAACCAGGAGGTTAAACAAGTCCATCCTCAGTATTGGGCTCGTTACTATTAG